The following are encoded in a window of Mycobacterium vicinigordonae genomic DNA:
- a CDS encoding SDR family NAD(P)-dependent oxidoreductase — protein sequence MRVAVLTGGSRGIGRSAVLRLAARGVDVIFTYRVDASAAEAVVQEASAYDARVTAVKLDVAKTDSLDGFVDRVRSELATRGLARFDYLVNNAGIWHTASFAETTVADLDRLYAVNVRGVFFVTQKLAPLIVDGGRILNLSSGLTRFVFPQKIAYGAIKGAIEPLTRYLAAEFAPRGITVNTLAPGATATDFSGGVIRDDPDYRDRVADVTALGRPADPDDIGRVIVSLLSDDMGWVNGERIEASGGMKL from the coding sequence GTGCGTGTCGCGGTGTTGACCGGCGGTAGCCGGGGGATCGGTCGTTCGGCCGTGCTCAGGCTGGCTGCCCGTGGTGTGGACGTCATCTTCACCTATCGCGTGGATGCGAGTGCCGCTGAAGCAGTTGTACAAGAGGCCAGTGCGTACGACGCGCGGGTCACGGCGGTAAAACTCGATGTGGCGAAGACCGACTCGCTCGACGGTTTCGTCGACCGTGTTCGGTCAGAATTGGCCACCCGGGGTTTGGCGCGGTTCGATTATTTGGTGAATAACGCCGGGATCTGGCACACCGCTTCATTTGCCGAGACCACGGTCGCCGATCTCGATCGACTCTACGCGGTCAATGTGCGCGGCGTCTTCTTCGTTACGCAGAAGCTGGCTCCGCTGATCGTCGACGGCGGACGAATTCTGAATCTGTCGTCGGGTCTGACCCGCTTTGTGTTTCCTCAGAAGATCGCGTACGGCGCGATCAAGGGCGCGATCGAACCGCTGACGCGCTATCTCGCCGCCGAGTTCGCGCCGCGGGGCATCACCGTCAATACCCTCGCGCCGGGAGCGACGGCCACCGACTTCAGCGGCGGCGTCATTCGTGACGATCCCGATTACCGTGACCGGGTTGCCGACGTCACCGCCTTGGGTCGACCGGCTGACCCCGACGACATCGGGCGCGTGATTGTGTCGCTGCTTTCCGACGACATGGGGTGGGTCAACGGTGAGCGGATCGAAGCCTCCGGCGGAATGAAGCTCTAG